Proteins from a genomic interval of Pararge aegeria chromosome 26, ilParAegt1.1, whole genome shotgun sequence:
- the LOC120635189 gene encoding adrenodoxin-like protein 2, mitochondrial — protein MIYRNILKTFSQTGSTYLKRYNGVVTTFGNYRSVIPLSTTRLALKDEKVKVVFKLYDGRRLEAEGKVGDSLLDVVVNNDLDIDGYGACEGTVTCSTCHVVLKPEDFDRLPEEAGDEERDMLDLAYGLKDTSRLGCQITLTKDMDGLEVLVPESVNDARS, from the exons atgatttatagaaatattttaaaaactttctcTCAAACGGGAAGCACATATCTGAAAAGATATAACGGTGTTGTTACTACGTTCGGGAACTACAGGAGCGTTATTCCCTTATCGACAACAAGGCTAGCTCTAAAAGACGAAAA GGTGAAAGTGGTATTCAAACTCTACGACGGGCGGCGGTTGGAAGCGGAAGGCAAAGTTGGTGATTCGCTTCTCGATGTGGTCGTGAACAATGATCTTGACATAGATGGTTATGGGGCCTGTGAGGGCACTGTCACCTGTTCCACATGCCATGTCGTACTGAAGCCTGAAGACTTTGACAG ATTACCCGAAGAAGCAGGGGACGAGGAGCGGGATATGCTTGACTTGGCATATGGCTTAAAAGACACCTCTCGCCTTGGCTGCCAGATCACGCTAACCAAAGACATGGACGGCCTCGAGGTGTTAGTGCCAGAGAGTGTCAACGATGCCAGAAGTTGA
- the LOC120635321 gene encoding extradiol ring-cleavage dioxygenase-like isoform X1 yields the protein MLILNTFTILIQVAFIVFMTLLSMNIVRFLTGGLKNMVAIAPAVFVNHGGGPMPLLGDKDSIGLTRFLRDEVKKYVNLKELKAIILVTAHWEESKVTISSSEHHDLYFDYYGFPPETYKYRYDAPGDPELAKRIHTELTKAGIDSKLDPKRGWDHGVFVPMMLINPTADIPIIQISVLANQNPEEHYNLGQVLHQFRKEGIAIFGSGMSYHNMREFRFSRNTGRVVNEEFDAFLYNACTSTNEKRKEQLLVWEKQPGASDAHPPRAAEHLMPLIVIAGAGGEGPGERVFNWDLTGTFRLSGFVWKN from the exons atgCTCATTCTCAACACGTTCACGATACTCATTCAGGTCGCGTTCATTGTTTTCATGACATTGCTGTCTATGAACATAGTACGTTTCCTAACTGGCGGTTTGAAGAATATGGTAGCAATTGCCCCCGCTGTTTTCGTGAACCACGGAGGTGGTCCTATGCCCTTATTGGGCGATAAGGATAGTATAGGACTCACTCGATTCCTCAGAGATGAAGTTAAGAAGTATGTTAACTTGAAAGAGTTGAAAGCAATAATACTGGTGACTGCACACTGGGAAGAGTCAAAAGTGACGATTTCTTCATCGGAGCATCATGATCTGTATTTCGATTACTACGGCTTCCCACCGGAGACTTATAAGTACAG GTACGATGCCCCAGGAGATCCTGAGTTAGCCAAACGTATTCACACAGAATTAACCAAAGCTGGCATTGATTCCAAATTGGATCCAAAACGAGGTTGGGACCATGGAGTCTTTGTGCCAATGATGCTCATAAATCCAACTGCCGACATACCTATAATACAAATCTCTGTATTAGCCAACCAAAATCCAGAAGAGCATTATAACCTCGGACAAGTACTGCACCAGTTTAGGAAAGAAGGCATCGCTATATTCGGATCAGGTATGTCGTACCACAATATGAGAGAGTTTAGATTCAGTCGCAACACTGGAAGAGTCGTCAATGAAGAGTTTGACGCATTCCTATATAACGCATGTACTTCAACTAATGAGAAACGCAAAGAGCAACTGTTGGTTTGGGAAAAGCAACCGGGCGCGTCAGACGCTCACCCACCAAGGGCTGCGGAGCATTTAATGCCGTTGATAGTTATCGCAGGGGCCGGCGGTGAAGGTCCTGGTGAAAGGGTATTCAATTGGGATCTTACAGGCACTTTTAGGCTGAGCGGATTTGTATGGAagaattaa
- the LOC120635188 gene encoding tetratricopeptide repeat protein 1-like, whose product MSDRLKSTHNVSNEEVIDDLTKDLRRTLSSGDGDDFVGDPGCGEEHVQRTSGDAAKESLSDDIPLSDDDLDKHSKGESDSEDSDISSMDEESLRESEMELTDDQKEQRRIIAEELKTAGNNAFKDAEYEKSIDKYTEALFMCPLQFSQLRSILYSNRSAAKMKLEKYKKAIEDCTKSIELDDKYVKAYYRRAQCYEATEKLDECLADYNKILELDPSHKEAQNATLRLPPLIEARNEKLKAEMLGKLKNLGNMILKPFGLSTENFQLEPDAESKGYKINFKQ is encoded by the exons ATGTCGGACAGGTTAAAAAGTACACACAATGTATCGAACGAGGAAGTTATTGACGATTTAACAAAAGATTTACGGAGAACCCTCAGTTCCGGTGACGGTGATGACTTTGTTGGGGACCCGGGGTGTGGTGAGGAGCATGTCCAGCGAACTTCTGGCGATGCAGCGAAGGAAAGCCTTTCAg ATGACATTCCACTTAGCGACGATGACCTTGACAAGCACTCAAAAGGAGAAAGCGACAGCGAGGACAGTGATATTTCGTCCATGGACGAAGAGTCGCTCAGAGAGTCAGAAATGGAGCTCACAGACGACCAGAAGGAGCAGCGTAGGATAATAGCAGAGGAGCTGAAGACTGCGGGGAATAATGCCTTTAAAGACGCAGAATATGAGAAGTCTATTGATAAATACACTGAAG cACTCTTCATGTGTCCACTCCAGTTCTCACAGCTGAGGTCGATATTATACAGCAACCGAAGTGCTGCCAAAATGAAGCTAGAGAAATACAAAAAAGCTATAGAAGACTGCACGAAGTCGATAGAATTGGACGATAAATATGTCAAAGCTTACTACAG ACGAGCACAGTGCTACGAGGCCACAGAAAAACTAGACGAATGCCTAGCCGACTACAATAAGATTCTGGAACTCGATCCGTCGCATAAAGAAGCACAAAACGCCACACTCCGCCTACCGCCGTTGATCGAGGCGAGGAATGAAAAACTCAAAGCAGAAATGCTGGGTAAGCTTAAAAACCTTGGTAACATGATCCTGAAACCCTTCGGGCTGTCCACGGAGAACTTCCAGTTGGAACCGGACGCGGAGTCTAAAGGTTACAAGATTAACTTCAAGCAATAG
- the LOC120635321 gene encoding extradiol ring-cleavage dioxygenase-like isoform X2 has protein sequence MTLLSMNIVRFLTGGLKNMVAIAPAVFVNHGGGPMPLLGDKDSIGLTRFLRDEVKKYVNLKELKAIILVTAHWEESKVTISSSEHHDLYFDYYGFPPETYKYRYDAPGDPELAKRIHTELTKAGIDSKLDPKRGWDHGVFVPMMLINPTADIPIIQISVLANQNPEEHYNLGQVLHQFRKEGIAIFGSGMSYHNMREFRFSRNTGRVVNEEFDAFLYNACTSTNEKRKEQLLVWEKQPGASDAHPPRAAEHLMPLIVIAGAGGEGPGERVFNWDLTGTFRLSGFVWKN, from the exons ATGACATTGCTGTCTATGAACATAGTACGTTTCCTAACTGGCGGTTTGAAGAATATGGTAGCAATTGCCCCCGCTGTTTTCGTGAACCACGGAGGTGGTCCTATGCCCTTATTGGGCGATAAGGATAGTATAGGACTCACTCGATTCCTCAGAGATGAAGTTAAGAAGTATGTTAACTTGAAAGAGTTGAAAGCAATAATACTGGTGACTGCACACTGGGAAGAGTCAAAAGTGACGATTTCTTCATCGGAGCATCATGATCTGTATTTCGATTACTACGGCTTCCCACCGGAGACTTATAAGTACAG GTACGATGCCCCAGGAGATCCTGAGTTAGCCAAACGTATTCACACAGAATTAACCAAAGCTGGCATTGATTCCAAATTGGATCCAAAACGAGGTTGGGACCATGGAGTCTTTGTGCCAATGATGCTCATAAATCCAACTGCCGACATACCTATAATACAAATCTCTGTATTAGCCAACCAAAATCCAGAAGAGCATTATAACCTCGGACAAGTACTGCACCAGTTTAGGAAAGAAGGCATCGCTATATTCGGATCAGGTATGTCGTACCACAATATGAGAGAGTTTAGATTCAGTCGCAACACTGGAAGAGTCGTCAATGAAGAGTTTGACGCATTCCTATATAACGCATGTACTTCAACTAATGAGAAACGCAAAGAGCAACTGTTGGTTTGGGAAAAGCAACCGGGCGCGTCAGACGCTCACCCACCAAGGGCTGCGGAGCATTTAATGCCGTTGATAGTTATCGCAGGGGCCGGCGGTGAAGGTCCTGGTGAAAGGGTATTCAATTGGGATCTTACAGGCACTTTTAGGCTGAGCGGATTTGTATGGAagaattaa